The Hevea brasiliensis isolate MT/VB/25A 57/8 chromosome 1, ASM3005281v1, whole genome shotgun sequence genome has a window encoding:
- the LOC110657535 gene encoding uncharacterized protein LOC110657535 yields MGGACCVAARDKNIVNGPSTSSEILHRNIRCSPTWSFRWDNRGRVAGEETSIPWFSDANRGNGGPDIKCESAYASEDGSPLHSFRRRARQKSSEATTAPVKTSASDQSILRNISMDTSLEQVKESTESPAALDPSPTKLSISLPSTSSITSLISSQINPHTVGSTTSSWPENSSPHQSMGQVPDTQIPELKSSNSCSVPEERSSVPSWSNESTQGSHGGSSDGWSMHAFSELMATSHRERWSFDDDSLSFNHEKTRSSGQISSSPSVDLQTCGICSKLLAEKSLWSSHKLGLSNELSMVAVLTCGHVYHAECLETMTPEISKYDPPCPVCTLGEKQTQKLSQKAFKAEMELNAKNKKSRNRVVDSDFDGDSIMFDRLKVSGHAGKDPKMATSSSMKGSLAKPFLKRHFSLGSKVSKSLAAENNTTKKKGFFWTRSLKV; encoded by the exons ATGGGGGGTGCTTGTTGTGTTGCTGCTAGAGACAAAAATATAGTAAATGGACCAAGCACAAGCAGTGAAATATTGCATAGGAATATTCGGTGTTCGCCAACATGGAGCTTTAGGTGGGATAATAGAGGGCGAGTAGCTGGGGAAGAGACTTCCATACCTTGGTTTTCAGATGCAAATCGTGGGAATGGTGGACCAGATATTAAATGTGAATCAGCCTATGCTTCAGAGGATGGAAGCCCCTTACATAGTTTTCGGAGGCGTGCAAGGCAGAAGTCATCTGAAGCTACGACTGCACCTGTGAAGACTTCTGCTTCAG ATCAATCCATATTAAGGAACATCTCAATGGACACAAGTTTGGAACAG gtgaaggagtcaACAGAATCCCCAGCAGCTTTGGATCCATCTCCCACAAAATTATCCATCTCATTGCCTTCAACTTCATCCATAACATCTCTAATTTCATCCCAAATTAATCCGCATACTGTTGGCTCAACCACTTCAAGTTGGCCTGAGAACTCTTCTCCCCATCAGTCAATGGGGCAAGTTCCTGATACACAAATCCCAGAATTAAAGTCATCAAACAGCTGTTCAGTTCCTGAAGAGAGGTCCTCGGTCCCCTCATGGAGCAACGAATCAACTCAGGGATCCCATGGTGGCTCTTCAGATGGTTGGTCTATGCACGCATTTTCTGAGCTCATGGCCACTTCTCATAGAGAAAGGTGGTCTTTTGACGATGACTCCTTGAGCTTCAATCATGAGAAAACTAGATCCAGTGGTCAAATATCATCTTCTCCCTCTGTTGATCTTCAAACATGTGGGATTTGCTCAAAGCTGTTGGCTGAGAAATCTTTGTGGAGCAGCCATAAGCTCGGTTTAAGTAATGAGCTGTCTATGGTTGCCGTTCTAACTTGTGGGCATGTTTATCATGCTGAGTGTTTGGAGACTATGACGCCTGAAATTAGCAAGTATGATCCTCCTTGCCCTGTTTGTACTTTGGGGGAGAAGCAGACACAGAAGCTGTCTCAAAAAGCTTTTAAAGCAGAAATGGAGTTGAATGCAAAAAACAAGAAGTCAAGGAACCGGGTTGTGGACAGTGATTTTGATGGTGATTCCATTATGTTTGATCGCCTGAAAGTTAGTGGGCATGCAGGAAAGGATCCCAAGATGGCCACCAGTTCCAGCATGAAGGGCTCCTTAGCAAAGCCTTTCTTGAAGAGGCATTTTTCGCTTGGATCGAAGGTAAGTAAATCCTTAGCAGCAGAGAACAACACAACCAAAAAGAAGGGATTCTTCTGGACTAGATCCTTGAAGGTGTGA
- the LOC110665263 gene encoding protein CASPARIAN STRIP INTEGRITY FACTOR 1 yields MGSFMLLNKFSLLFLLASTAFLSPSFAGRRSKFVKLANQVDATIYEELSKPSKQDELSMIHERLLRANTKDYGKYDPAPALVKPPFKLIPN; encoded by the exons ATGGGTTCTTTCATGCTTCTAAACAAGTTCTCTCTTCTCTTCCTCCTCGCTTCAACAGCATTTCTTTCACCATCTTTTGCAG GTCGACGATCCAAGTTTGTGAAACTGGCGAACCAAGTGGATGCCACTATTTATGAG GAATTAAGCAAGCCATCAAAGCAGGATGAATTAAGCATGATCCACGAAAGGCTTCTGCGAGCAAACACCAAAGACTATGGAAAATATGATCCTGCTCCAGCTCTCGTTAAACCTCCTTTCAAGCTCATACCAAACTGA